The DNA window CCCTTTTTTGTAAGGGATATACTACGGACGTTCCCAATTTCTTTTTTTTCTATTTTGATATAACCGTCTCGATTCAAAATGTCCAAACTTCTTTGTAAAGTTGTCCTATCAATATCGGTAAGCCGCGCTAAATCGGTAATACTGGGATCCGTTTCATAAGCAATACTTGAGAGGACAGTAAATTGAGTGATTCGAAGACCTGAGGACTTTAGCATTGAATCATAATAATTGGTGATCAGTCGGCTTGTCCTTCGTAGGCTTAAATTCAAACAGGACGATCCGATTTGTTTTAAGTCTTCTTGGGAAAATTTCATATTTCAAATGCCTTTATCAAAAATATAGTGTATATACATTGTTTAGTCAACTACAATAATTTTTTGAACTAAAGGAAAATTCGAGATTTTCGGCCAATTGGCAAAAATTTTTTATTCTACTCGTTTTTTTCCTCTCGATCGATAACTTTCACCAATAAACATCTAGACTTTTTCTTATATTATGATTTTTTTAACAAACTAATGCCTCGTTTTAAGCCACTAACGATTGTTCTCTTTATTTTTACCTTTTTCACCTGCCAATCCACAGGGAATTATTTTTTAAATCGAGGTGCCGATTTATCAGACTCTTTTACTCTTGGAGTTGAAACAAATCACTATGGTGCTGGGTTTTGGCTTTGGTGTATAGGTGGTGGAGCCCATATCAACCAAAATGCAAAAGGCATTGGAATACGGAATGGACATCTTGGTTTGTATAAAGCTGGTGGTGTTGATGATATTGGAATCTTTGGGGGAACAAGTAACAAAACTTTTACGAACCAAATGGGAAATTCATTTCTATTGATCAATTCAAACCAACACAGACCTATTTATCCTGATTCCAAAAGAAGTCGTCAGAAATCTTATGATGCATCCAACGTAATGATGTTAGTATTTTTTACAGATAAAAAAAATAGTTCAGGTAAAAAACACTGCAACCAACCCGTAAGCTTCGAAGTCTCATTAGGTTTATTTTTAGGTGTTCGTGCCGGATTTAATTTCAGTGAATTCTCAGACTTTCTATTAGGATTTACTACTTATGATTTTATGGAAGATGATGTTTTTGAATCGGAACCTTAACAATAGGCAGTACCAAAAACTTTCTACAACCATATCTAGCAAAAACAAATTTTTTATTGAATTCAAACTTTATTCAGAAAGAATCAGTGAATGAATATTGTTTTTTCCATAATAAAAAATTTGTTTTTTATTATTTCTTTCACCTTTGCCCCAATAATTACTTTTCAACTTTTACACGCCGAAAAAGTAATGGAAGAGAAAAATATTCTCATCGAAGAATGGGTGGAAAATTATAGGAACGAAAAAGACAAAGATATTAAATGGCGAGAAAGGGAAAAACGAGAGAATGAAGTAAACTCATTCACGGAAATGGGAATAAAATTTTATAGGAAAAAAAATGACATTAAAGCTATTGAGGAATATATAAAAGCAATCTTAATATATCCAACATCTACTACTTATTACCATTATGCCAATAGCCTAACAAATACCCACAGAATACCAGATGCAATCAATGCCTATAAAATTGCTTTAAAATTTGATGATAGCAATAAAGCCCTTGTTTATTACAATTTAGCTTGCGCCTACAGCAGATTGAATCAATTAGAAGAATCCAAAGCCAATTTACATTTGGCAATTGAAAATGGGTATTCCGCAATCCAACAAATTAAAAAAGATCCTGACTTGGAGAACTTAAGAAGACTTTCGGGCTGGGACAAGGAACTAAATGGACTTTTAAAAGCACACAATATCACAAAATCCACGTTAATTGGTGAAATTTATGAACAAGGCCCAAGATCTGGTGATTCGTATTACCTTTGTTCAAATGGTTACTTCATTCATCGACATGAATACGATTGCAATGAAAAATACAAAGGTTTCAGCAGAGGAAGATGGGAATTAATTTCCAATAAAGTTGAGACACATTTTACCGAGTTTTGTTTTTTAAACTATGAGACAACAGCTAAACTAAGAAAACACTATGATGGATCAGAGGTTCCAACCGAATGTTATGGAACACCAAAATTTGCAGAGTGTAAAAAAAATACGAGAAATTACAAACAATTCTTTTCTTATAAGGATCTTTATGAAGCTATCAATGCTAAACCAGAAAAAAAATAAAGATGATTTTCAAACTTATACTTTTAAAAAATTCCCTGCCGGCGAACCAAAGGAATGTGATCCCAATTTTTATCCCAAAGATTTAGAGGATTATAAAGTTCAATAGATCGTTTTCTGGAATATCACTAGAGGGGAAACATTTGCATTTGATTTCCCTCCTAAAAAAGGATCATGGTAGTAATAAACCAACCTCACATAACTCGGAGAATGTGTTGGTTTATCGAATACGATATTGATAGTATTTTTGGAAAAAAGCAGTGAAGTATCTACTGTTAACACCTTATTTATGGTTTCTCGAATGTTACCATGTTTGGTTTCATATTTCCTTGACCATCGTTTCGAAACAGTAAGTGATTCGAATTTAGAGTCTTTACTCACTTCCACTGCAAGTGATCGAAACAAATCACCGGAAGGCAACTGATGCCCACGCCCTTTTGTCATACGAAAAGAAATAAATAGAACCCCATCCTCGGAATCCACCCCAAAATCATAAAACTGATCCAGAAACCATTTTTTATCATAAGGACCAGTTAGATTGTGATTTGAGTAATGACAGGATTGGCAACTCTCCTCCCTTCCTGAAGATTTCCACTCTTCATAAGTATTTTGCATAGGATGATTGGTATAACGAATGGAATCACCATTAAAGACTGGGAAGTTGAACTGATGACAATTGGCACAAAATTCTGACTTACCAATATTAGATTCTACTACTTCATGATATTCATTTTTACTATTTTGAGAACCAAGAATTTTTCCATTTCGAACATGACAAGATACACAATTGATTCCTTCATCTAATAGCCGAAGATCCAAATCAGATAAATTTGAATCACCTCGGAGTTTTCGAAAATAAATTTCTTTTTGAGATGTTAATGGTGCATGACAATGGACACACCATTGGCGATTTTCAATTTGAATCGCTTCCTGAAATAATTCACTTTTCCAAGAAAAAGAATGTCTATCTTTATGTATTTTTATTTCGTTATGGCAAGATAAACAATTGGAGTTCAATAATTGCTTTTTATCTTTACTTTCGAAGCCTGTTGTAACTGAATCCAAACCATTGGGAAAAATTTGTTTATCTTGACAAGATACCAACAGAAATGAAAAGAAAAAGAAAGGCAACCATCTAACAAAAGATAGACAACAAATGGAAATATGAAAATCTTTTCTCATTTAAGTTTTTTAAAAATAAAGGAAACAATGACTATTTTTGAATGACCAAAAAGTAAAAGAGACAAAATTCTATTCCTTTTCCAACCGAGACCTTACCTCTTCCAAAATTTCTTGGTAGGCACTGATTCCCAAATAATATTCAATATCCGATTTTCCTTTACCAGTCAAAAACTCATCCCAACTCCAATCATAACGATTGGGATCTTTTCCGGTATCGAACCAATCTTTAAAGATGACACTATTTCCTTCTAGGATCACTTCCACTAGGTGATATGGTTCCGAATTTTTCCAATATCTTTTTTCTGTCATAATCATCCCCAACCTTAATCAAAGAATCATCCAAAAAATACTTTCCACTTTTTCCATAAAATGCAAGATATATAGCACTGCTTACAACAACTTTGCAATTCTACAAATAAGAGAACCCTATGGAAGAAAAAATAAAAGCTTTATTAACTGTGACAATGATTTCGATATTTGCCCTGACTTCCACGACCTGCGCCGAATCCTCTGGTGATCACGCTCCATTTTTAAAGGTAATTTCAAAAGACGGAACCGTCATTGCATATGAAAAAACTGGATCTGGCCCACCACTTATTTTCATTACAGGAGCTATATGCCATCGAAAGTTCCAACCGATCATTGATGACGCAGCAACTCTTAGTCAAAATTTTACTGTTTATAATTACGACAGACGTGGTAGAGGTGATAGCGGAGATACAAAAACATATTTGATCCAATCTGAAGTTGAGGATATAGAAGCACTGATTGATTCCGCAGGTGGTAAAGCATATATCTATGGACATTCTTCTGGTGCAGTATTAGCGATGGAAACAAGTTTGACCTTACCTAACAAAGTTAAAAAAGCTTATGTGTATGATCCGCCCTATGTTTCTAATGAAAAAGAATTTAAAAATTATCAACTTACAAAAGAAAATATCAAAAACCTACTCGCTGAAAAAAAATTTTCACAAGCAATTGATGAGTTTCTAGTTTCCATCGGTATGCCGAGGATATTTACTTTCTTATTACCACTCACTCCAGGATGGAAAAGAACCGTTCAACTTGCACCAACACTTCTTTATGATATAACTTTAACTGAGAATTTACCTCCTATAGAAAGATTATCTAAGATTAAAGTTCCGATTTCTATTGCTTATGGTGAAGAAAGTCCAGAAGAAATCAAAAGGGTAGCTCATTTACTCGGACAAAACATACAAGGTTCCGCATTAGAAGAAATTCCTAAACAAGATCATTCGGTAGATACAAAAATTCTTCTCCCAAAGATGATTCATTTTTTTAATGAATGAGAGTTAAAAAAATGGAAACATCGAATTAGAATTACCTTGCATTTTTCGTCTCAATAAAAACCAATCACTTCAACGAGAAGGATAAATCCGAATGATTATATTTCAATGCCCTACAGCTGTGACAGAATACCTAGAAGATAAAAAGATCGTTGTTCTTACACAGAATGGGAAAAACACTGGGGCCAATTTAAAAGATAGTTTAGACAAAGGTGTTGAGGCACTCATTCAAAACAAAGCCGTTAAGTGGTTGTCCGACAATCGCAACATGGGTACCCATACTGCAGAAGATGTAGAATGGCTGAACAACGATTGGACTCCACGAGCAATCAAAGCCGGTTGGAAAAAATGGGCACTTGTTCAACCGCAATCAGCTCTATCAGCGATGTCTGAAAAAAACTTGGTAGATTTTTTTGCTACAAATGGAATTGAAGTAAAGATATTTGAAACACCTGAAGAAGGATACCAATGGTTGGATTCAGTTTAGATTCCACTCAATGAAACAAAGTAAAACAACTCAATACACTGTATTATCACTAACGCTGCTTGTTACACAACTTGGAGCTTTGGTATACCAACTTTTTGGTATACCAAACCCAAATGGGATAATGGTTGTTTTGTTAGTGGCTTGTCTTGTTTTTTCTACAATCACAATACCATTTGCTCTTTTACAGATAAAGAAATATAAAAAACAATTTTTGATCATTAAAAAAACGATTTCACAAGCTATCAATGGCAATTTGCATGTTGAAACTTCTATAAAATCGAATCTAAAAAAACGCAACGAAGTCGATTCTATCCTAATCTCTTTATTCGAATTATTACATATATTCCAAGATATCATTGCACTTTTAAAAGATGCAACGATAGGTCTATCCTCATCTGTTGATAATGCAAAATTGGCAGATGAATTTTTTCATTCTAGTTTAAACAGACAAAAAGATTATTCACAAAATCTGGAAGCAACAGTCCGAAAAATGACGGACAACATGACAAATATTGAAAATGCATCTACAAATAATTATTCAACTTTAGTTCGTGTTTCTGAAAGTATAAAAGTTTTGTCAGATCATATCAATGAGTCAGAAGAAAACAGCAACCTGTCCAAAAAAATAACATTTGGCATTTCAGAAAAAATCCAAAAGGGAAACAAAGCAATGGAAGAAATGGCAACTGTCATTGAAAACATTGCGACCAGTTCTGGTAAAATTGAAGGAATGGTCGTCGTCATCAAAGAAATTTCCGAACGTGTCAACTTACTTGCACTGAATGCATCCATTGAGGCGGCGAGAGCAGGCGAATATGGAAGTGGATTTGCTGTTGTTGCCCAAGAAGTTTCAAAACTAGCTACGCAAACTTCAAATAGCATTAAAGAAATTGATAGCAATGTAAAACGAAACAAAGAAGAAGTCACACTCAATCGCCAGAAAATTAATGAAACCAATCAACTTTACAAAGAAATCATTGGTGAAGTAAAACAAATTTTTGAAAAAATAGATTTCATTTCTGAATCCGCAACAAAACAAATGCAAATCAAAGAAAAGTTATTATATGATTCTGAACAACTTTCTCGTATGTTAGCGGAAATAAAACAAAACATAGGCGATCAAAATAACTCACAAAAATTGATCTCCGATGTGGCTCATGCGATGGATTCAAGTGTTGATGCAACTTTTTCTGAAGGCGAAAATTTATCAAAATTGTTAGAAAAAATCAGATCCACCACAAATGACATTGGTGGCGTCATTCTACTTTTCAAATAGAACAAAAGTCAAAAAAAGTATATTAGACAATCCTAATGAGTTCAATCCGTTTAGCCGTTTAACTTTAAAAACTCTGATTTTCCTTTATTTATGAACTTCGTTCGTGTAACCTACTTTTTATTTATTGCATCGCTTTTAAAAAAAATATTCTTTTAGTTTTTTTTTAAAACTTCATTAGTTTTTGTACTAGAGAAGAATTCAAAACAGAAATCATTTATCATAAATTTTATTACAATTACCACTTCACAAAAGTTATATTTTATGATTGCCTATATTCAATTTTTACGATACAATCTCTCTTTACGCTTTTTACATCTGCTATGGAATAAAAGACATGGATACAAAAGAGCTTAGGTCAGAGACGGCTTCCAAAGACAATACCAAACCACAATTCAACTTCCAAACCATCTTCAAAGCTCTCCCCGAACTTTACATGCTTTTAGATTTAAATTTTGATATCATCGATATCAGTGATGCTTATGCGAAATCCACTCTGATAGAAAGAGAAAA is part of the Leptospira congkakensis genome and encodes:
- a CDS encoding methyl-accepting chemotaxis protein translates to MKQSKTTQYTVLSLTLLVTQLGALVYQLFGIPNPNGIMVVLLVACLVFSTITIPFALLQIKKYKKQFLIIKKTISQAINGNLHVETSIKSNLKKRNEVDSILISLFELLHIFQDIIALLKDATIGLSSSVDNAKLADEFFHSSLNRQKDYSQNLEATVRKMTDNMTNIENASTNNYSTLVRVSESIKVLSDHINESEENSNLSKKITFGISEKIQKGNKAMEEMATVIENIATSSGKIEGMVVVIKEISERVNLLALNASIEAARAGEYGSGFAVVAQEVSKLATQTSNSIKEIDSNVKRNKEEVTLNRQKINETNQLYKEIIGEVKQIFEKIDFISESATKQMQIKEKLLYDSEQLSRMLAEIKQNIGDQNNSQKLISDVAHAMDSSVDATFSEGENLSKLLEKIRSTTNDIGGVILLFK
- a CDS encoding STAS/SEC14 domain-containing protein, translated to MIIFQCPTAVTEYLEDKKIVVLTQNGKNTGANLKDSLDKGVEALIQNKAVKWLSDNRNMGTHTAEDVEWLNNDWTPRAIKAGWKKWALVQPQSALSAMSEKNLVDFFATNGIEVKIFETPEEGYQWLDSV
- a CDS encoding MarR family winged helix-turn-helix transcriptional regulator, which gives rise to MKFSQEDLKQIGSSCLNLSLRRTSRLITNYYDSMLKSSGLRITQFTVLSSIAYETDPSITDLARLTDIDRTTLQRSLDILNRDGYIKIEKKEIGNVRSISLTKKGEITLAKAIELWKETQKSITEELGKSEFKQTLKILSELRHLPVLQIDISGEK
- a CDS encoding tetratricopeptide repeat protein, which gives rise to MNIVFSIIKNLFFIISFTFAPIITFQLLHAEKVMEEKNILIEEWVENYRNEKDKDIKWREREKRENEVNSFTEMGIKFYRKKNDIKAIEEYIKAILIYPTSTTYYHYANSLTNTHRIPDAINAYKIALKFDDSNKALVYYNLACAYSRLNQLEESKANLHLAIENGYSAIQQIKKDPDLENLRRLSGWDKELNGLLKAHNITKSTLIGEIYEQGPRSGDSYYLCSNGYFIHRHEYDCNEKYKGFSRGRWELISNKVETHFTEFCFLNYETTAKLRKHYDGSEVPTECYGTPKFAECKKNTRNYKQFFSYKDLYEAINAKPEKK
- a CDS encoding alpha/beta fold hydrolase, translating into MEEKIKALLTVTMISIFALTSTTCAESSGDHAPFLKVISKDGTVIAYEKTGSGPPLIFITGAICHRKFQPIIDDAATLSQNFTVYNYDRRGRGDSGDTKTYLIQSEVEDIEALIDSAGGKAYIYGHSSGAVLAMETSLTLPNKVKKAYVYDPPYVSNEKEFKNYQLTKENIKNLLAEKKFSQAIDEFLVSIGMPRIFTFLLPLTPGWKRTVQLAPTLLYDITLTENLPPIERLSKIKVPISIAYGEESPEEIKRVAHLLGQNIQGSALEEIPKQDHSVDTKILLPKMIHFFNE